The Tenebrio molitor chromosome 7, icTenMoli1.1, whole genome shotgun sequence region GTATTAGGATTACATAAAACGAAGAGGTTTTTTGGTTTCTGAGCGCCGAGCACTATTTTTTAGCgaaaaacataataataattccaAGAATGAAACACATCTTTACGTAGGATCACAGAAAAATGAGAAGGTTGGTCTCTTGTTaattgtttttggaaaatgtaaacattCGAGAAATCGAAAGAAGGTTTCTATTAGGATAACATGAAGAAGAACAAGTCTTCAGCTTTTTaatgtttgttattttaatttgcactGGACAAATAcatgaaatacaaaaataaataataggaGATTATGTTATTACTGTtattaggagcaaaaatgagGATTTATGAGTATGTGCTGAGGCTAAGCCCAAGCTCATAAAGAATAACATaaggaatttttatttcgataAAAACTGTGTAATGTACTCTGGACTTGAAATTCTTAAAACGGCAAGTGTCAATAGAAAAACTTCCGAAATACTtaacttttttgaattttaaatgattacaTACAAAACAGAAACTTTACATATCTGATTAGGTGACGtaatacttttattttatttataaagtgacaagttaattttgtaattttttttttgttgaattataaAAGTAATCGAAATCGAACGGTAATCAATTACATCATTATACACCACTGCTTGCAAACCATATAATATAACgtttccgtttaaaaaaaataattcttttaagCTTTGGCTCCAGTTTAATCAGTTTGTCCCCGATAGTGGTTGGTCACacatgaattttaaaaaaatgaaacattccGTTCGTATCAGTACCAACTTCACTATTTtgattacatatttacatctatataattaacaaataattaaCCATTAACATCGTTATTGCTCTTTTTCGAACGCCCCATTTTCAAGTTTCTTGAGATACTCTTTGCGACAATCCATATTATCTACGGGACGCTTGTGAGCTGTATATTGAGGATCTTTCAGGAAAATGCGCTTCACTCTGCAAACATTCTAAAACAAAATCGGTCATTTATTGATATCGAATTAACTTTTGTTACCGTATGATCCAACATAAAACGATGGTAGCAACCGCTGGGCACGACTATCAGGTCTCCACCAAGAACTTCAATTCTTATCCACTCATCGTTATTATCCCTTATATCGTAATAACCACATCCCTCAAGAATGAAGCGAATTTCTTCGTTCTCGTGCAGGTGCTCCGCGTACATTTGTTGCAGATCACCTTCTCCTGGAGTTTCAACTTCATCCTCGTACTGGTAACCTCgttcttcttttattttttccaaagatCCGTCGGTCTGGTAGGTGTCAACGTTCAGCTACACAACGCCTcacaattgtaaaaaaattcacataatatctTACGACAATACCGAATAATGCTCAACTCCGGTCAGTTTGTACAAATCTTCTAAAGTGATGAATTTCGGAGGCAGTCTCTGATGTTCATCCCTTGGATTTTCCAATCCGTCGCCCTCTATATACCACGCACGTACCATCGTGACGATGTATCAGCACAAAACTGTGTAAAAATGTTAGTCTTGTTTTATTGGCGATAAATTTATCTTGTTACTCAAGGATGTTTATCTACCCGGATCGTTTGTTTGACTTAACGCTAGTTTAATGGATCTAATGAAGCATAATTAAGTGAAAATCGTCAAAACCAGTACGACCTTGACGATGGTGTTGGAAATAAAATCTGGATGAATGATTCGATTTTCGTTATATTTATGTATAATGCAATGTACATAAATTAACACTATTATTAGATCAAATACGAATAATGACAATCATTCCCGGAGCGTAAGCACAACTCCGTGTAGTTAATAACAATATAATAAGCACAATAGTTATATttagatttaaaataaataacaggtaaaaatatattacaaaTGTTGTATAAAAGATactaaatgtaataaaaacttaaaaatatatatatattatataTATCGTCTGTATAATATATACAGAGTAGTACAAACTAATGACTGCATTGATTTCAATGGGGGTAGTATCTATTGGAATAACGGAAATAACTGTCACTCAGAATCGGATTCGCTAATCAAGATGTGAAATAGCTGAGTACAAGTCGGATACAAACCATCCACATCCAGAAGCTTTACGAGGACACCGGTAGTTTTTGTACTAGCTAATCAGCAAATTAACAGTGTCTACAAGCTCAACAGATGGCAGCACCGAGTGCAGGCACGCATGGGATAATACTGACTGTCGCTGCCACATTCAACAATATACTCGCTGGTAATCCAACAGATAAACAACAACTTCAATGTACAATTAATAATACTATAAGTTATTTACGATACAGGTTAGTTCATTAAAGCTCTTATGTCATTTCATACACAAGTCAGATTTTTACTTAGGTTTTCTCTTTGTACAAATGATTTCTGCAGCGAATATCGACGAGAAGGGAGGTAGCACGGGCTGCGTATGACTGCGAGCAGCGGAACACTACATGGTCAGTTTAACGGAGTTCGGGGCCATATCAAGACCGGACTAGATCGTCTGCTCGTCGCTCTGTCGCCACGCGGATGAGACTGCTGAATTCTACTTCTAAGGTTTGTCTTGCCTGAAATACGCCAAAAACAAGTGTCAAAATCATACTTCGACggcaacaacaaaaatataagaacagcaacgaaaacaaaaaaaagaccCACttgtgtattttgggttggaATTTGCAACGTGAGAGCCATACTGTTCGCGTCAAAACTCTCATCCAATGCAATTAAAGCACCATGGACTCCTGATTCTAATAAATTATTCCCATATTCCTGCAAAAATCGACCGTcacaaaacaacaattttctttaaataacgATTTAAATAACCTTTAAGCCAATACTAGAAACCCATCTGATTATGCGTTCATTGCTCCAGACTATAACGTCCTGCAAAGTATTTTCGGAATTTTTTCTCCTCTCCTCTAATAAATTACGGTCATAATTTAATCTCTTTAAACATGATATGCCAAACTGAAGACTagttctgaaaaaaaaaattgttattgtcTGTTTGTGTTTTCGGCCATCTTAGATAGGTACCTGTGAAAGCTATCCACCATTTTCAACTGCCCCCTCAAGTCCTTCTTCGTGAGATGATCGAGCATCCTCGCGTCGACCAAGCACTCCATGAAAGTAGTACGATATTGGGGAAGCCCTAAAGCAGGCAGCCACGAATTCCCTATCCACTCGTGATTCATGTCGCCGAAAGCCAACGTCGTCCTCGAGGTTTTCGGTGCCGAGGGCGACGTCAGCGATACCATTTCTTGAATGGCCAGTCTTAATTTCAAACGATGAAGTGGATTGCTTATGCCGATTTCTCTTTGTATTTCTGTATCACTGAGGGCGCTCATAATCGCCCCCGATTTGACGTTGGCTCGACACGCTGCCACGTACCAGGCCGGCATTCCCACCCACAATTCTAACCAGGCGACGATCGTAGGCCCGTTCCACAAGGCAAATGGCGTTCCGGCCTTCATTGCTTCGGCGAGGAGTTCGTGTCTGTAATCACGCTCCCTTACAGAGAAGATTGCACAGATTAATACACGCACCTCTAGAAATCTCTTGGAAAAAATCTAACATGCACATATTCTAATTACGGAATATTTTATATTGCAGTTTTTCGTTTACGGTATTTTTCATGAGGTGGTGTTTACTTCGATTGTTTTAATCGACGGCGTTGCTCTTGtgatttaaatgaattttagTTAAGCAGTGACAGACTGATTGACAATTAACAAAGCGAAAAGCTCGTAAAATGACCGTAATGAAACCTCCCAGCTTTGCAAAGTGCTAGTTGATACTGCAATATAGCATATTAGGCAATGTGATACTACTGTGAAACAGAGACAATGGCGTATGTGTTGAGGGTGACTGGACATATGTACAGTGCGTGAAGAATCCCACCCCAAGTAGCTAATGTAAATGATCAATACATATTTCTTTGTAAACGTAAAAGAAACATAAGATATTATACGTTTCGTAATCAACTTTACATGTTTTTGGAAAGCATTTCTAAAAAGTATATACAGTtgtggaattaaaatttcgggcaatattgtcaatgtcatgatataaactctaaaacaacctttacgttaataaacttattttttactcttgtcatgtttttgtctttttggttatcaaaaattttcatttgtggCTTAATAACGGGTAGGTaacatatcaaagcgatgatttaattacactcagtgCAACTAACTGAAATCTCAAAATTCAATATTGATTGGGTGATtgacacagaaaagtttaatttttgaatgtcagtcatgatgacagtagaaggtgctttacagagattttgttgaagtgacagaaaaatagtgcccaaaattttaattgcgcAACTGTACATAGTTTGTTTTGAgatgattttttaaagtgGCGGAAATTGCTCGATGTactatctttttttttcttgcgtaaagggaagaagaaaaaagaaatcgtggcaacaacttttcttatGAAAAATGTCCGAAACTATCCAAACTTTTTCAAACTTTAAGATTTTTTCAACATCAATTGcgtttgcaattttaatccATCACAAGTTTCTCGTACTTAATGCCCAGAGACACGAGCTATTTTCTAGTTTTTGAATCGATGTGTATAAAAAGAGTAAGTAcctgtttttatttaactttttcatttgactgtgatttttgaaaatggcaCTTGAAAATAGTGTTCTTaacaaaattgtcaaaactacGAATATGCTGTTCACATAATTATCAAAGATCCACCAGCACCTTTACGTTGTTGAATTGTGATCTCggggaaaattaaaaattaggttaaattattttattcatctAAATATCGTATTAacacaatttctttttcacagcgcattaaatttaaattttttccaacggaTATGAgtgaatttgtcaaaattaaactGTCATTTCAGTTGTGCCAACTTATATCGTCTTCAGTTATCATGTACGATTTCAGggatattttattgtttaatcaACATAAATCAACAGGTAATGGATCTTCGATATGTGAATAGGCCGTATTTAAGTTAAAACTTTAAGGTACAATTAATAGTTAACCCctttaaagattttaacaCTATATTCTGTACATCTCGGGTGTAACTGAAATATGTAGCACAAATTTATTGGTGCTGAAAAAGTAAGATTCatcacttaaaaaaaacacaaagcaCTTTAAACAAAATGCGGAAAGTTGTTCTAGTTAATGGTTTCCGGGTGACGCCGCAGTCGTCGATGTGTACGAGTAAGTTCTGACGTTTCGTTAGTTATGCTGCCAACTTCTCCACGGCTAGCATCGACGACAACGGCAAACCCAGAAACTTCATGGATAGCTGTCGCGAAAACTTGCATCCTCTCATCGAGGAAAGTCGTGTTTCAGTTACATCCTTCTGGAtcgaaaatatttcttttgaaTAGGTTAAAATTTCGCAAATTCTGTCGTTAAAGTGGTGGCGAGTGTGAAACGTGAAAAACGTTAGCGTTATGAAATGAGAGCCCATGTTAAAATGATCATACACCCACTTCTTCTTCTGTCTGCGGTCGAAGTCTCCCTTCTGCCCCAGCTTGCCTGACACGCTCATCGAATCGCTGAGGTCCCCGTCAGGCATCCCGATGCTGGTCTGGCTCAGATTCAACGTGCTCTCGCTGCCGACTTCTTTACCTTTCACCTATCACACAAAAGAGTGTAAGCAACCCTAAACCTCCGTCACCACTTCCTCACCTTCTCTTTCTTGCTGAAGAAGCGACCCAACGACGATTTGATGCCTTTCTTCTTCTGGGCTGCCGCCGCCGCTGCCACTGCTGCTGCCGATACATCTCTGGGCACGCCGGAGATCGTGTTCTTGTGCAGGCTCTCCTGACTGCTGTGACGAGAGGAGAGAGGTGATGGAGGTGTGTGCGTCTGGCCTTGCCTAAACACACTGCATTCTACTGTCTAAACTATGACTAATAGAGCATGCATCTCCAAGCAGACATGCCGTATGTGTAGGCAATTTTTGAGCTAATGTGTCGGAGAAAATAGATTCGCGATCGTTTAAAAATGACCCAACGTTGAAAGTGGACATGCATTTTACTGACGCGAACGGTTCCAAGGACAGAATCTACATTACTTAACTCTTTAATATTTTGAATACATTTATGGTGGCTACGGTGCAGCTAGTTATTCGttgcagaaaaaaattgtccGTCATTTTagcgagaaaaaaaaatttatatcgTTTTGACATGTTAAACAGACGAAATAAATTACGACAATAACTTTTTCTCGCGGTGAAACAATGGTGACCTTTAACACGGCATTAAAATAACTAATGACTGAAATGTCAACTTCTTTGGATTTCCtctttaacttttttattccTAATTGTACACTAAATCGTTCTGCTTGATCACGAGCACTTTGATCCAACCATAAGCGACTAATTCGTTtccttttgaaaaaaattaaaataaaaccagtgcaaaacaaaaaaagcgAAATTCGGTGACTAGCCAACATTAATAACCTGTATGTAACTCCTGGTGGTAAACTGCTTCCGCCGGTTCGTCTGCGCGCAAAATTCAAAACGTGTTTAGTGTGGAATTAAAGAAAATCGCACCGAGTTCGTAGCGTATTCGAAGAAAAACAAACCTTCTAAGTTCTTCTTGGCTGTGTGCGAGAGCCTGTGCCACCCTTTCGAGCCTCAGAGACCTGGCAGTCAACGGCGACGCTCCACCCCCGCTGCTGCTGTCGCCCATGTGCATCTCCTCCCTCGACATTTCCGACGACAACGGTGCCAATTGAAGCTGTACGAAAAACATCATCGTCACGGAGGTGATCACGACCGATCCAGGTCAATTAATACAATACACATGCTGCTAGTGAGTAGAGATTAATGTGCGTGTGATGTCTGTTAAAGCCAACAAAATAAGTTCCGTACAATGGTAAATCGATAAATCTGATGAACGTTTACCATTATAGAGTACCGACGGACATGTTAAATAACAAACCTGACTGGAAGGCAACGATTCAGAGAGGGCGCCAGGGCTCAAGGTCGAATGATATTGTTGCAAATGCGCCGGTGACATAGATGCAGGTGCCTACAACATCACATGTTCACACACCTAAATTCTATCCTGTTATCCGTTCGAGAGTTGGCTTTATGGCGACGTGAAAGTGCGATGAGTGGATGGGTTGATGCCAGTTCTGGCTCAAAAAAATCTCAATTTTTGGccacaattttacaaaatttaactaCTATATTTTCGAcccatttcaaaaaatattacattttagccatattttaacaaatattgCTTGTTTTCGACCTCTTTTTTCGGAATTATCCACTTTAGAGTTTGAAAACCTTTTTGATATAAATGTACAAGACCGATTAGCTGTTACGAACAAATCTTTTTCTGATTCTGGTGTCTCTGGGCTAAGTAATAATCCAATTCGTgataaaatatgcattttgcGGGCCCTTTAAGCGTACATTCTAATGAGTCTCCATCGAATAATTCTTTTCCAAAATACACTCTGTAGATGAAGttccacaaaattttaaaaaatcctcATTCATTTTAGCTTCCCATAAAAAGGGTAAATACATTTCCATCTTTATAAATTCTTTCAATAGACAGACTACCAATATCATGTCCCCGAGTTTTATCATAAAAtcattataccgggtgttatggaaaTCCACGTAATGAATTCAACCAGTAACAggactcgttaaaataaacatttttttaaatcattttttccgcaaattcttcaaaacacagttataattttaatgaaaaacagtAGAAACTGTTAGTATTTATTAGAATGGCGGTcgttcttttttcaaaaaaaaaaaaacactataaACCGTGTTATcccacaaaaacattttcactcactctttcgtttcaattgatgattatctCATGAGAGGAGTGTCAAATTAGCGATTAGGAAAATGTATAAAAGAttatcgataaaaaaaaatcaatatgtttattttaaagagttctattggtgattaaatttattacgtggacttccataacgcTTAACTTAAATGTGTATATTTCTTAGGGTACCGGAAACCTTCATTATGGTTAAATTTAATCCCGTCTTTTATGAGGTaatcaaatataattttaatttcattaccATCTGacccaaatttatttaactgaACCTTTTAAAGCGAAAGAGTCggaaaatttgaacaaaacaGGCAAATGttttgcacattttttttttgtaccaaATTTGAATAGTTGTAATAAACCTTGATGAATTATGAAGATTTGTTATGACTTTCAcgtaaaatcaattaaaattcaggtaattacaaaatatgtagTATTAAAATCACGCCTTTTTTAATCTTAGTTTcgtataaaatcaataatcaaatttgattttaaaatgtgttaaaatatGGCTACATTTtgagattttaaaaaaatcctgcAGGATTTATACTCGAGCCAAAACTGGTATAAACACATCTACTGCGATGAGTATGTAAGGCATGCACCAGAAGAGAAGGAACCACCACCGCAGCCCACAGCGAGTAAAAAAAGTTGGAAGAAGGCAACACCTCAACCCAACagacatttttgttatttatttttgtctcCGATTTACACAAAGTGTATTTCGGTTTCGCGTCAATAAACAAGAAGCAGTCTGGAGTTGAAAACcacttttttcgttttcgtcTTGAAACTGACAAAGAAAGCCTTTTAGTAGCTTGTTCTGATTACAGTTTAAATGCGTTTGTTCGCGTAAAATTAACGGTTGAATGCCTTGTTAATCTCTGGAGATTCATAAATAGCCGCGGTTTGTTTTTAGTAGCAATGTGCAGAGTGCGTTTGAAGTGAAGCTTTTCCAACAATTTCCCGTCAAACAATTTAGTGCACGAGCCCATGAAACAGTAAGATTTGCCGTTCTAGTAAAAAAAGTGCAAGAGTTCTCACACTGGTCGTGAGGGAGGTGTCTTACGCGTGCTGATAAATGTTATGCGTTGCGCGGTGAGTCCTTCCAGAAAGCcgtaaaagtgaaaaaccccAACTCACCGTGTGATACTTATGCATATAATCCCTCTGAGGAGAGTGATGCGATTTGGGAGTAGATCTACCGCTTACAGGTGGACTCTGACGTTCCAAACTCCTCCCTCTCGCCAGGAGGTTCATGTGCTCCATGCTCCCCACTCTCGACTCCAATTCCTCCGCTCTCGCTTCGGTGTTCTGCTTCTCCTCCTGTATGAGCCGGATTTCGTTGTTGATGGCGTCCAGTTGTTCCTGCAGCATCATTGCGAGGGTCTGCGCGTCGGTGTGTCCCGACGGCGAGAGCATGTCGGCCGTGCTGAAGATGCTGTCGTTGTCGTCACCCTCGGCGTCGCTCGACACGTCGAAGGCCTGCTGGACGTTGGCTAGGACGTGCGCTTGCTGCAATTTCTCCCATTCGTGTTCAGCCATCGAGCGCGAACCGAACGGCATTTTATTGGGGTCCTCTTCGATGGGCGTTCTGCTTTTGTTCGGCCTTCGGGGCAAGGAATGCGTGTCGAAGCTGGAATGACTAGCGCTACGCGAAAAACTGTTCGGATCGACGGCGTTAGGCGACAGCGACCGCGTCAGCGCGTCCGTCTGTTGGATGTTGTACGCGATCTCCTGCTGTAACATTTGTCTTTTGACGTTGTCGATTTCGAGACGCGACTTAGACAGTTCTTTCATGATTTCCGACTTTTGCGTTTCGAGGTCTTCCATCATTTTGCGGGTTTTTTCGAGCTCTTGGGTCAGGTTGTTCTTCTCTTGGAGGGCGTGCATTCGTTCCTTCAGGTGGTCCTGAAGACGGTCGTTCGATTCAGACAGAAGTTTGTCCACGGTCGCTGAAAGGCGGGAGTTGTGGTCTTCGTTCATTTTTAGTCTTTGGTTAAGGCGCATCAGTTCAGCGTTCTTCTCGTCCAGGTTCGCTTCCAGCCTCTGGATTCGGTCCTCGGCGGAGCCGTGTCTTTCTTGAGCCtacaattaaaatacaaatagCACGATCCTGTTTGCACAGGAAACGTTTAGTCATCCTCGTGCTGTCTGTTAAAGTTCATGTTCGACGTGAGTCTCTATACAGTGTCCTCTAATAGGTGCCAGATATTTAAAACCAATATAATCATCTAAAATTCACTAAACAAGTGAGTTCCAAAAGAACAATTAAAGCAAACAAAACCGAAACATCTAAAATCACACTGACACGTCAAATTTGAAGATCAAGAAAAGTTCGTCGAACATGCCATCGCTTTCGCATGATTTTAAACAGTCACAATTGGTGTTCATCGTTCATGCTCTACAGAAACATTTACCGAACTCCAATCCTGCTGTTAAATCCAGGCAACTATTTCCTCGCTGTTATCCTGATTAAAAACATGCAACATCGGCATTCAACTTTTAGATGTTAAAATTTAAGTTTCCTAAAGTCACTTGGTGATGACAAAAAATCAGCGACAAGAAAAATCATCGATAATGCTCAAGGCTCACTTGCTACAACTGttctaaaacaaaatttcatctaGTACATCGAAAGCACTATTTTGGCAACACTGACGTATTATCGGACATAGAAAACGTGTCGGCGCTGCTCATCCCGACCTTCCAGCATTAGCACCATTCTACGTTGCCATCCTGGAAGGTCCGACGAAACTGAGAGTAGTTCTGAAAGACCCGCTTCGACGAGTGCACATTTacacaaaagaaaacaacTATCAACGTGTTCGGTACCAATCGATAAACGGTGCTAATATATTTAAGACACATTACAAGGAGAAAAAGAGAAGTGAGCTGAGAGCTTCGTACCTGAGGTCTCACCTGAGTCAGCGCCTCCATGCGCTGCTTCAGCTGCTCCTCCATCTCAGGTAACTTCGAGTACTGGGCGAGTTTCTGTTCGGCCAATTCCAATTTCTCTTGTATTGCAGCGATCTTCTCCTCTTGCAACTGCACGCgagattattattagaaaacgTATCTGTTTTGCAAGGTCGACATCTAATTATAATAACTGTTTACTTAAGCGAGTTTATAAATTCTCCATGCCGAACAGATAATAACTCTTATTTATCGAACTGGAAAATTTACTTGTGCACTTTAGCATCTATAAAATACCTTCAGTTGCGCTTCTTTGTGCTGCAACTCTTGCTCCAGTTTCTCGTTCAAGTCGTGCAGCGACGTCGACTCCCTCTGGGCGTTCAGGTAGCGTTTCTCCAACGTGGCGATCCTCTCCTCCTGGTCTTCCTTCTGGGCGACGTTCTCCCTCAAGTCCCGCTGCAGCTTCGAATTGGCGTCTTGCGCTTTGAGGAGGTCTTTCTGGGACTTGGCCAGGTTGTCTTCGAGCTCGCCCAGGCGGTTCTGCATCTCCGCCACTCGCCTTTGCCAGTTGCTGATCTCTCCAGTCTGTTCGAGACGAGACGCCATTTATTGTTTGGATTTTTGGTCGTGACGATAAATTATTGTGTGACGTGAATGCTCGTTTTTAGTTATGACAGATTTGACTCACTTGCTGTTCCAGTGCTGCCTGAAGATCGGCTATCCTGGCCGCGGTGTCAGTCTCCGGATCCACCCCTCCGTTTGTGAGCCGCGGCTTCGACGCTGCCTAAAGTCCCACAACAACATGCCACATCACAACATCTATTATTAAACATGCAACGAAATATATTAATTATAACAGTTTATACATGAGAATGTCCCCTCTTGTTAAGTCGCTGCGGCTTTTAAAAGCTTAAAAAAGCTGCCGACAAGCTTCGAAGTATTCAACATTTTTCTA contains the following coding sequences:
- the Liprin-alpha gene encoding liprin-alpha-1 isoform X12, translated to MFFSLSNINNNNHTNNNNNNGRNGYRLLSAQGMETLQTFLREHGNECIKQFVKEFATLTKELNAAREQLLEREEEISELKAERNNTRLLLEHLECLVSRHERSLRMTVVKRQAAAQSGVSSEVEVLKALKSLFEHHKALDEKVRERLRVALERNSSLEEELASTKEELQQYKQGVIPSNVPAVEDKPKENGQVELGDQVLNVNNKAASKPRLTNGGVDPETDTAARIADLQAALEQQTGEISNWQRRVAEMQNRLGELEDNLAKSQKDLLKAQDANSKLQRDLRENVAQKEDQEERIATLEKRYLNAQRESTSLHDLNEKLEQELQHKEAQLKLQEEKIAAIQEKLELAEQKLAQYSKLPEMEEQLKQRMEALTQVRPQAQERHGSAEDRIQRLEANLDEKNAELMRLNQRLKMNEDHNSRLSATVDKLLSESNDRLQDHLKERMHALQEKNNLTQELEKTRKMMEDLETQKSEIMKELSKSRLEIDNVKRQMLQQEIAYNIQQTDALTRSLSPNAVDPNSFSRSASHSSFDTHSLPRRPNKSRTPIEEDPNKMPFGSRSMAEHEWEKLQQAHVLANVQQAFDVSSDAEGDDNDSIFSTADMLSPSGHTDAQTLAMMLQEQLDAINNEIRLIQEEKQNTEARAEELESRVGSMEHMNLLARGRSLERQSPPVSGRSTPKSHHSPQRDYMHKYHTAPASMSPAHLQQYHSTLSPGALSESLPSSQLQLAPLSSEMSREEMHMGDSSSGGGASPLTARSLRLERVAQALAHSQEELRRRTGGSSLPPGVTYSVFRQGQTHTPPSPLSSRHSSQESLHKNTISGVPRDVSAAAVAAAAAAQKKKGIKSSLGRFFSKKEKVKGKEVGSESTLNLSQTSIGMPDGDLSDSMSVSGKLGQKGDFDRRQKKKWVERDYRHELLAEAMKAGTPFALWNGPTIVAWLELWVGMPAWYVAACRANVKSGAIMSALSDTEIQREIGISNPLHRLKLRLAIQEMVSLTSPSAPKTSRTTLAFGDMNHEWIGNSWLPALGLPQYRTTFMECLVDARMLDHLTKKDLRGQLKMVDSFHRTSLQFGISCLKRLNYDRNLLEERRKNSENTLQDVIVWSNERIIRWVSSIGLKEYGNNLLESGVHGALIALDESFDANSMALTLQIPTQNTQARQTLEVEFSSLIRVATERRADDLVRS
- the Liprin-alpha gene encoding liprin-alpha-1 isoform X7, giving the protein MWNMMCDVMPTISEDSISQRSSQFSGEDANFEQLMVSMLDERDKLMDSLRETQERLGETEMKLADVEKERDSLQRQIAANLPQEFATLTKELNAAREQLLEREEEISELKAERNNTRLLLEHLECLVSRHERSLRMTVVKRQAAAQSGVSSEVEVLKALKSLFEHHKALDEKVRERLRVALERNSSLEEELASTKEELQQYKQGVIPSNVPAVEDKPKENGQVELGDQVLNVNNKAASKPRLTNGGVDPETDTAARIADLQAALEQQTGEISNWQRRVAEMQNRLGELEDNLAKSQKDLLKAQDANSKLQRDLRENVAQKEDQEERIATLEKRYLNAQRESTSLHDLNEKLEQELQHKEAQLKLQEEKIAAIQEKLELAEQKLAQYSKLPEMEEQLKQRMEALTQVRPQAQERHGSAEDRIQRLEANLDEKNAELMRLNQRLKMNEDHNSRLSATVDKLLSESNDRLQDHLKERMHALQEKNNLTQELEKTRKMMEDLETQKSEIMKELSKSRLEIDNVKRQMLQQEIAYNIQQTDALTRSLSPNAVDPNSFSRSASHSSFDTHSLPRRPNKSRTPIEEDPNKMPFGSRSMAEHEWEKLQQAHVLANVQQAFDVSSDAEGDDNDSIFSTADMLSPSGHTDAQTLAMMLQEQLDAINNEIRLIQEEKQNTEARAEELESRVGSMEHMNLLARGRSLERQSPPVSGRSTPKSHHSPQRDYMHKYHTAPASMSPAHLQQYHSTLSPGALSESLPSSQLQLAPLSSEMSREEMHMGDSSSGGGASPLTARSLRLERVAQALAHSQEELRSVFRQGQTHTPPSPLSSRHSSQESLHKNTISGVPRDVSAAAVAAAAAAQKKKGIKSSLGRFFSKKEKVKGKEVGSESTLNLSQTSIGMPDGDLSDSMSVSGKLGQKGDFDRRQKKKWVERDYRHELLAEAMKAGTPFALWNGPTIVAWLELWVGMPAWYVAACRANVKSGAIMSALSDTEIQREIGISNPLHRLKLRLAIQEMVSLTSPSAPKTSRTTLAFGDMNHEWIGNSWLPALGLPQYRTTFMECLVDARMLDHLTKKDLRGQLKMVDSFHRTSLQFGISCLKRLNYDRNLLEERRKNSENTLQDVIVWSNERIIRWVSSIGLKEYGNNLLESGVHGALIALDESFDANSMALTLQIPTQNTQARQTLEVEFSSLIRVATERRADDLVRS
- the Liprin-alpha gene encoding liprin-alpha-1 isoform X8; amino-acid sequence: MWNMMCDVMPTISEDSISQRSSQFSGEDANFEQLMVSMLDERDKLMDSLRETQERLGETEMKLADVEKERDSLQRQIAANLPQEFATLTKELNAAREQLLEREEEISELKAERNNTRLLLEHLECLVSRHERSLRMTVVKRQAAAQSGVSSEVEVLKALKSLFEHHKALDEKVRERLRVALERNSSLEEELASTKEELQQYKQGVIPSNVPAVEDKPKENGQVELGDQVLNVNNKAASKPRLTNGGVDPETDTAARIADLQAALEQQTGEISNWQRRVAEMQNRLGELEDNLAKSQKDLLKAQDANSKLQRDLRENVAQKEDQEERIATLEKRYLNAQRESTSLHDLNEKLEQELQHKEAQLKLQEEKIAAIQEKLELAEQKLAQYSKLPEMEEQLKQRMEALTQVRPQAQERHGSAEDRIQRLEANLDEKNAELMRLNQRLKMNEDHNSRLSATVDKLLSESNDRLQDHLKERMHALQEKNNLTQELEKTRKMMEDLETQKSEIMKELSKSRLEIDNVKRQMLQQEIAYNIQQTDALTRSLSPNAVDPNSFSRSASHSSFDTHSLPRRPNKSRTPIEEDPNKMPFGSRSMAEHEWEKLQQAHVLANVQQAFDVSSDAEGDDNDSIFSTADMLSPSGHTDAQTLAMMLQEQLDAINNEIRLIQEEKQNTEARAEELESRVGSMEHMNLLARGRSLERQSPPVSGRSTPKSHHSPQRDYMHKYHTAPASMSPAHLQQYHSTLSPGALSESLPSSQLQLAPLSSEMSREEMHMGDSSSGGGASPLTARSLRLERVAQALAHSQEELRRQGQTHTPPSPLSSRHSSQESLHKNTISGVPRDVSAAAVAAAAAAQKKKGIKSSLGRFFSKKEKVKGKEVGSESTLNLSQTSIGMPDGDLSDSMSVSGKLGQKGDFDRRQKKKWVERDYRHELLAEAMKAGTPFALWNGPTIVAWLELWVGMPAWYVAACRANVKSGAIMSALSDTEIQREIGISNPLHRLKLRLAIQEMVSLTSPSAPKTSRTTLAFGDMNHEWIGNSWLPALGLPQYRTTFMECLVDARMLDHLTKKDLRGQLKMVDSFHRTSLQFGISCLKRLNYDRNLLEERRKNSENTLQDVIVWSNERIIRWVSSIGLKEYGNNLLESGVHGALIALDESFDANSMALTLQIPTQNTQARQTLEVEFSSLIRVATERRADDLVRS